GTGCCCCTCCACTCGATGGTGTGGTCCACGCCGGGGCTCCCCACCCGCAGCACGAACTCGCCCACGGGGTAGTGCATGCCCTCGATCGCCTGCAGCCCCCCCGACCCGGTCCACCGCCCCCGGCCGGGCAGGTCGCCCATGCCGGCGCCCACCATCACGAACCGCTCGTCCTCCACGTAGATGCGGCCCGCCGCGTCCACCGAGTGGACCTCCCAGATCGGCTCCCGGTCCACCGAGTGCACATAGTGGAGCGTGAACCGCTCCCCCGGGTCAAGCAGGCCCACCCACAGGGGCGGCCCCCCCCGCACCGGGACCACGGCCAGCTCGACCCCGCCCGGGCCGGCGGACCAGACCCACAGGATCACAGCAAACAGCCCGGCCAGCGCGGTGAGCGCCGGCCGGGCCAGGGGGCGTCTCATCCCTCGTGCCGGGTCAGGGCCGCAGCTTGGCGGGCACCTTGATCCCCTTCTCCTCGATCGCCCGGATGGCGCCGGGGTGGAAGGGGATGGGGGACTTGCCCACCGCGTTCTCGGGGGTGGTGTACTTGGCGAACGGGTGGATCTGCTCCAGGTAGTCCGTGTGCTCGAACAGGGTCTTGGTCAGCTGGTACACTAGGTCCTCGGGTAGATCCCTCTGACAGATGATAACGTTCCACACGCTCAGGGTGGGCACGGGCTGGTCCACGCCCCGGTACACCCCTCCCTCCAGGGTCCAGGCCGAGTAGTAGTCGTAGGCCTGCTCGACCTTCTTCTGCTGCTCGGGGGTGAAGCCCACGATCTCGATGTCGTGGGTGGTGGCCAGGTCCATGATGGAGCTGGTGCCCGGCGCCACGACCCAGAACCCGGCGTCGATGGTGCCGTCCCGCAGGGCGTTGGCGGTCTCGTTGAACGACAGCCGGAAGACGTTAAAGCTATCCAGGGGCACGCCCAGGGTCTTCAGGACCAGTTCCGCCATGAACGCCGTGCCGCTGCCGGGTGCGCCGATGCTCACCCGCTTGCCCTTGAAGTCGGTCACGTTCTGGATCCCCGACCCCTTCAGCGTCACGATCTGGAGCACGTTGGGGTACATGCAAGCCATGGCCAGGATCTTCTGGGGCTTGCCCTGGAACTTGCCGATGCCCCGGTATGCCTGGTATGCCACGTCGCCCATGACCTCGCCGATCACGGTCTCGCCCTTGTGGGCCAGCTTCACGTTCTCCACGCTGGCGCCCGTGACCTCGGCCACGGCCTTCACGCCGGGCACGTACTTGGACCAGATCTCGGCCAGGCCGCCCCCGTAAGGGTAGTACACCCCGCCGGTGCCGCCGGTGCCGATCGAGATGAACGTGGTCCGGGCCGCGGCCGGGCCGGCCAGGGCCACCGCCGCGCACAACGCCCACAACGCCGCCTTCTTCCGCATGGGAGTTCCTCCTTTTTTGTCCGGATCGTGGCGATCAGTCGCCCAGGGTCTTCACGAGCACGGTGAGGCTGGCCGGGGGCCGGGTGAGGCCCTTGACCGGGTAGGTGAAACTGGCCTCCTCGCCGGGTTTCACCACCGGCGGCTTGCCTTTCCGTGGAATCAGACCGCCCACCGCCTTGCCGTCGTCCAGGAACAGGTTCACCCGGTACCGGTGGGGTTGGGACGACACGTTCTTGATCCTCACCTTGAAGTGGAGCGACGGGGTCTTCTTGTAGTCCTTGATGAAGCAGGTGAGCTCCTCCAAGCTCACCTCGGGCGCGATCTGCTTCTCGATCTTGCCCTCGGGCGCGCAGGGCACCGGTCCTTCCTTCACCACCTGCTGCCCGGCGCACCCGGTCGTCCAGAGAAGCCCTGCTCCGGCGGCCAGCGCGACTGCGGTCGTTCCCCACCTTCTCATCGCGATCCTCCTTTCCCCTTGGGTGGACGTTCCGTAAGGTCTTGCCACACCAAATGCCGTTTTGAACAGGAGAAACGCGGTCAGAGTGCCATTCGTTGCAGGGGGTGTCAACCCTTCCCAGTCACTTCGGTCGACGGTCTGCGGTCAACGGTCGTCGGTCTGGGGCCTTCGGCCCGCTTCCATGTAACGTCCGTTAGGACGCTGGGAGGCTAGGACGCTAGGACGCATGAAAACCTACATGAGTTCAGAGCGTTTCAAGTGTGACCCCGGCTCTTTGGCGCCACCTCACGGTCTCGGGGGCATGGGGTCTGCTGGAGAGCCGTGCGCGGCTCCTTGGCTCGCCGCGCAGTGCTTCCAACGCCCGCACCGTGAGTTCGTTCGTGCCCCGCCGAACGGTTATGAAGCCACCGCCGGTGCCCCGTGCCTGCGCGGCGAATCTCAGTGCCCGGCTTCGCGCGCGGCCGGAAGCAGGCCCCATGCCCGCCGCCAGCCACGGCCCCGGACCAACGCACGTGACCCTTCTCCGTTGTAGGGTCCCGCAGCGGCCGAAGGGGGCTTCCAGGTCACTTCGGTCGTCGGGCTTGGGCCCTCGGCCGATCGGAAGGCTAGAGGAGCTAAAGGGCGGGAGGGTGTGGACTCCTGCTACCCTCCGGCCTCAAGGCCCGACTCCCTTGGGCCGATGAGCAGCACGCGGGTGAAAAAGCGCGGGAGGACGCCATGCCGAGACTCGACGCCTATTTCCGGGCCATGGTCCAGCAGGGGGCCTCGGACCTGCACCTGGTCGCGGGCAACCTGCCGGCCATGCGGATCCACGGGGAGCTCAAAAAACTGAAGGCCGAGCCCCTGACCGACCAGGGGCTCCGGGAGTTGCTCAGGGAGATCGCCCCGGACGAGGTGTGGGCCCGGTTCGAGGAGACCGGCGACGTGGATTTCGCCTACGAGCTGGAGGGGGTGGCCCGGTTCCGGGCCAACTACTTCGTGCAGAAGTTCGGGGCGGCGGCGGTGTTCCGTACCATTCCCTCCCAGGTCCTCACCTGCGAGGACCTCGGGCTGCCCGACGCGGTGCGCCGGCTGGCCTACCTTCGGAAGGGCCTGGTGCTGGTCACCGGCCCCACGGGCTCGGGCAAGTCCACCACGCTCGCGGCCATCATCGACGAGGCCAACCGGAACCGGCGGGACAACATCATCACCATCGAAGACCCGATCGAGTTCGTACACCAGAGCCAGGGGTGCCTGGTGAGCCACCGGGAGGTGGGCACCCACACCCGCAGCTTCGCCGTGGCCCTCCGGGCCGCCCTGCGGGAGGACCCGGACATCATCCTGGTGGGCGAGATGCGCGACAAGGAGACCATCGCGCTCGCCATCGAGGCGGCGGCCACCGGCCACCTGGTGTTCGGGACCCTGCACACTCAGAACGCGGCCAAGACCGTGGACCGGGTGATCGAGGTGTTCAGCGCGGAGGAGCAGCCCCAGATCCGCTCCACCCTGGCCGACAGCCTCAAGGCCGTGGTGGCCCAGAACCTGTTTCGTCGGGTGGACAAGCCCGGCCGGGTCGCGGCCCTCGAGGTGCTCGTCGTCACCCCGGCGATCTCGAACCTGATCCGGGAGGGCAAGACCTACCAGATCCCCTCGGCGATCCAGACCGGCAAGAAGCACGGCATGCAGTCGCTGGAGACCGCGATCCTGGCCCTGCTCGAGCAGAAGATCATCGCGCCGCGGGAGGCCTACGAGAAAGCCGTGGTGAAGGAGCCGTTCGTCCGGTTCCTCTCGGAGGAGGAGCGGGAGGGGCTCACATGAGCCGGCTGCGGGTGGAGAAGACCCCCCTGCGGGTCCGGCTGTACCTGGCGGACGGCACCCGGGCCGAGGGGGACCTGTTCGTGTCGCCCGTGTCTCCGGCCGGCGCCGGCCCCCAGCCCGTGTGGCAGCTGCTGGAGGAGGCCGGCCCGGTGGTGCCGTTCCGGGACGTCGAGGGCCGGTTCTGCCTGGTGGGAACCGGCCAGGTGGCCGCGGTGGAGATCCGGGACCCCGGCTCCCAGCCGGCTCCTTGGGCTCGGGCCGTGCCCGTGGAGGTGCGCCTGGCCGGGGGGCACGAGCTCGCCGGCGATCTGCTCCTGGAGGCCCAGGGCCGGCCGGTCGACGCCCTGCGTACCCCGGGCGAGTGGGTGTTCGTGCGCCGCTCGGATCACGGGGTATGGGTGCGTAAGGCCCTCCTGGTCGTTCTGAAGTTAGGGGAGTGAGGCCGGCCGCGAGCGCAGCATCCGATCGCCGCGCCTTCGTGTGCCGTTGTCTGATACCAAGTTGCCATCCGTCGGATACGCATCCGGGGGCGGGGCAATCCAAGGAGCGGCGTCCAGCGCTCCACCAGGCCCCAGGCCCCCGAGCTTCGGCGCGGCTGTTCGAGAGCCGCCCGGCCGCTTAGCTGCCCAGCGGCCCGAAGTTTCCGGAAGGATCCGCCCCACCCTCTGGCCCCATAGCGCAGGCCCCCCTCGACTGTCGACTACTCCCCACCCTGCAGGACTCTGTGCACCTCCGGGCCGGGAGGGCCCCGGCCGCCGGCGCCCGCTCCCCGGAACGGTGCTTGCTTCTTGGAGAGGGGCGAGTACTCTAGCCGCATCATTCGAGGAGCCTTCTGCCGCAACCGCCGCTTCCCCGCCCTCTCGTGGCGTGCTCGCGCCTCGGGGCTCGACGTGTCGACGGTACGCCCGCGCTCCGGGTGCGCTCGTGCTTGCCCCGATCTGACGCGCGCTCCACGGTTTCGCGACGAACGCTCATGAACAATGCGGGCTAAGGCCCAACGGTGCTGCCCCGGCCCGAGCGGGCCGGCGTGCCGCCCTGGCGGGAGGGTGCCCCGCCCAGGCCCGCGGGAGTGATAATGATGCCCAACGACACGATCTACGACGCCATCGTGGTCGGGCTCGGCCCCGGTGGATCCTCCACGGCGAGGGCGCTGGCCGCGAAGGGCCTGCGTGTCCTGGGACTGGACCGCGCCCGGTTCCCCCGCTACAAACCCTGCGGCGGCTGCCTGTCCCCCAAGGTGGAAGAGTTGCTGGGCGGCGAGCTTCCGCCCCTGGTGGAACGCGAGATCCATGGCGCCACCCTTTGTTTTCGGGGCGGCGAGGCCGCCCACGCCCGGAGCCCCCGGCCCGTGGCCTACATGGTCTCCCGGCTTCGTTTCGACGCCCGCCTCCTGGCCCTGGCCCGGGAGGCCGGTGCCGAGATCCGGGAGGGCGAGGCGTTCCTGTCCCTCGCCCAGGAGGGGGATGGGGTGACCGTGACCACGGACCGGAGCCGGTACCGGGCCCGGGTCGTGGTGGGGGCGGACGGGGTCAACAGCGCGGTGGCCCGCGCGGTGGGACTGCGCCACCGGGGCTGGAAGGCCGTTCTGATCGAGGCCGAGGTGGGCGTGGACGCCGGGGCGCTGGGAGATCTGGCCGACGAGGTGATCCTGGAGTTCGGCACGGTTCCCTTCGGGTACGGATGGATCTTCCCCAAGGCAGACCACCTGTCCATCGGGGTGGGGGGCATGGTGGGGAAGGTCGGTGACCTGAACGGCCTCTACCGGGACTTCCTGTCCCGGCACCGAATCCTGGGAGGGATCCGGTCCGAGGCCCGCCACGGGTACACCCTGCCCGTCTACACCCAGCGGCGGCCCCTGGTCCGGGGCCGTGTCCTGCTGGTGGGGGATGCCGCGGGGCTGGTGGACCCGTTCATCGGCGAGGGCATCTACTACGCGATCCGCTGCGGCGGGATCGCGGCCGAGGTGATCGAGGCCGCCCTGGCCGGCGGCACGGCGGACCTCTCGCCCTACGAGCACGCCGTCGACCGGGAGATGGGGCGCGAGTTTCGCACGGCCCACCGGTTGGCCCGGTTCGTGTACACCTTTCCTGATGCGTTCAACCGGATCGCG
This is a stretch of genomic DNA from Deferrisoma camini S3R1. It encodes these proteins:
- a CDS encoding type IV pilus twitching motility protein PilT yields the protein MPRLDAYFRAMVQQGASDLHLVAGNLPAMRIHGELKKLKAEPLTDQGLRELLREIAPDEVWARFEETGDVDFAYELEGVARFRANYFVQKFGAAAVFRTIPSQVLTCEDLGLPDAVRRLAYLRKGLVLVTGPTGSGKSTTLAAIIDEANRNRRDNIITIEDPIEFVHQSQGCLVSHREVGTHTRSFAVALRAALREDPDIILVGEMRDKETIALAIEAAATGHLVFGTLHTQNAAKTVDRVIEVFSAEEQPQIRSTLADSLKAVVAQNLFRRVDKPGRVAALEVLVVTPAISNLIREGKTYQIPSAIQTGKKHGMQSLETAILALLEQKIIAPREAYEKAVVKEPFVRFLSEEEREGLT
- a CDS encoding geranylgeranyl reductase family protein, with translation MPNDTIYDAIVVGLGPGGSSTARALAAKGLRVLGLDRARFPRYKPCGGCLSPKVEELLGGELPPLVEREIHGATLCFRGGEAAHARSPRPVAYMVSRLRFDARLLALAREAGAEIREGEAFLSLAQEGDGVTVTTDRSRYRARVVVGADGVNSAVARAVGLRHRGWKAVLIEAEVGVDAGALGDLADEVILEFGTVPFGYGWIFPKADHLSIGVGGMVGKVGDLNGLYRDFLSRHRILGGIRSEARHGYTLPVYTQRRPLVRGRVLLVGDAAGLVDPFIGEGIYYAIRCGGIAAEVIEAALAGGTADLSPYEHAVDREMGREFRTAHRLARFVYTFPDAFNRIAAGAPSVLEGYFDVLRGERSHAWFLGEIGKKVLSDLFAYTALLRPRPVADARHAYDRVAPRYDAYERVWRSVSTAVREELQAQVAELLPPNALVLDAGGGTGATTALLLSSDRVRRADLLDLSPGMIRVAGRKLRDPRVRLIRGDMARLPYPDRTFDLVVSTWAIETTPDPKKAVTEFLRVIKDDGVVIYTFCSLPEGGIGRLGARLVEAAMGRRFAFRFLPRRERPYHSCSRSRLVTFFGGLMTLVVLRKCCTVTDEAAPCALPASWEALLAQAPVPPAAPPWSGRPAQERGETR
- a CDS encoding DUF1850 domain-containing protein; translation: MRRPLARPALTALAGLFAVILWVWSAGPGGVELAVVPVRGGPPLWVGLLDPGERFTLHYVHSVDREPIWEVHSVDAAGRIYVEDERFVMVGAGMGDLPGRGRWTGSGGLQAIEGMHYPVGEFVLRVGSPGVDHTIEWRGTAVNLSERVPGQPVRFTTRPVPRLTRWVRTLLRPAADPLVANPATR
- a CDS encoding TAXI family TRAP transporter solute-binding subunit; the protein is MRKKAALWALCAAVALAGPAAARTTFISIGTGGTGGVYYPYGGGLAEIWSKYVPGVKAVAEVTGASVENVKLAHKGETVIGEVMGDVAYQAYRGIGKFQGKPQKILAMACMYPNVLQIVTLKGSGIQNVTDFKGKRVSIGAPGSGTAFMAELVLKTLGVPLDSFNVFRLSFNETANALRDGTIDAGFWVVAPGTSSIMDLATTHDIEIVGFTPEQQKKVEQAYDYYSAWTLEGGVYRGVDQPVPTLSVWNVIICQRDLPEDLVYQLTKTLFEHTDYLEQIHPFAKYTTPENAVGKSPIPFHPGAIRAIEEKGIKVPAKLRP